In Papaver somniferum cultivar HN1 chromosome 1, ASM357369v1, whole genome shotgun sequence, a genomic segment contains:
- the LOC113302785 gene encoding cytochrome b561 and DOMON domain-containing protein At5g47530-like, which translates to MVDSLRPVLFLTLFVSLFISISAQTCRTHVFPSNNQVSTDFSSCSDLPHLNSFIHWKYDSATRRVNIAYRHTNIDSNRWIAWAINPTRTGMEGCQALVAYQKDGRMTAYTSPIPTYSTTLAPGNLSFPVPDLTATFQNREMTIFATIQLPTNTTTAVVNQVWQEGPLRNGNPSVHDFAAANKQSMSTLDFLSGQQSSSGGGVDSRTKRRNVHGVLNAVAWGILMPVGAIAARYLRVFNSMDPAWFYIHIATQTSAYIIGVAGWATGLKLGSESSGIQHNAHRNIGIALFILGTLQVFALLLRPKPDHKYRFYWNIYHRLTGCVVILLSIINIFKGFDILEPEKKWKNVFIGVLIGLAVIVVLLEAFTWYIVLKRKKSEKSHHGANGHTGGNGNPYGA; encoded by the exons ATGGTTGATTCTCTTAGACCTGTTCTGTTTCTAACTCTTTTTGTTTCATTATTCATCTCAATTTCAGCTCAAACCTGTAGAACACATGTGTTTCCAAGTAATAATCAAGTCAGTACTGATTTCAGTTCTTGTAGTGATTTACCACACTTGAATTCATTTATTCACTGGAAATATGACTCTGCAACCAGAAGAGTGAACATCGCTTATCGACATACCAACATCGATTCGAATAGATGGATAGCTTGGGCTATTAATCCAACCAGAACAGGAATGGAAGGATGTCAAGCTCTTGTTGCTTATCAAAAAGATGGGCGAATGACAGCTTATACATCTCCAATCCCGACGTATTCTACAACACTGGCACCAGGAAACTTATCTTTTCCAGTTCCTGATTTAACCGCAACATTTCAAAATAGGGAGATGACAATTTTTGCAACTATACAATTACCAACTAATACCACCACAGCTGTTGTTAATCAAGTTTGGCAAGAAGGTCCTCTTCGTAATGGTAATCCTTCTGTACATGATTTTGCTGCGGCTAATAAACAATCTATGAGTACTTTGGATTTTCTCTCTGGACAACAATCTTCCtctggtggtggtgttgattcaAGAACCAAACGTAGGAAC GTTCATGGAGTATTGAATGCTGTTGCTTGGGGAATTCTGATGCCTGTTGGAGCCATTGCTGCAAGGTATTTGAGGGTATTCAATTCAATGGACCCAGCATGGTTTTACATACACATTGCCACCCAAACTTCTGCTTACATTATCGGAGTTGCTGGATGGGCAACTGGTCTCAAACTCGGTAGTGAATCTTCAGGCATTCAACATAATGCCCATAGAAACATTGGGATTGCTTTGTTCATTCTGGGGACACTTCAG GTGTTTGCTTTGCTTCTGAGGCCTAAGCCTGATCACAAATATCGATTCTACTGGAATATCTATCACCGCTTGACTGGATGCGTAGTCATACTACTTAGCATCATTAACATATTCAAAGGTTTTGATATTTTGGAGCCTgagaagaaatggaagaatgtATTCATAGGCGTGCTTATAGGTTTGGCTGTTATTGTGGTTCTGTTAGAAGCTTTTACATGGTACATTgttttgaagaggaagaaatctgAGAAATCTCATCATGGTGCAAATGGTCACACTGGTGGCAATGGAAACCCATAC